From a region of the Paenibacillus sp. R14(2021) genome:
- a CDS encoding carbohydrate ABC transporter permease codes for MGVRRLSAADRIYSTVNYTLLLIFCLTALYPFIYFLALSFNDGYDAMKGGIYFLPRVGTLENYTKAFKNPHIINSFFISVSRTFIVTVGSVILTALLAYGLSRKGLPGRRYIVFFFFFTTLFSGGLIPTFILYRELHILDTYWVLVLPSLYSFFNAIIMKTFFDGIPGGLSESARIDGASELSVFARIILPLSMPVMATIALFVGVGIWNDWFTGQFFIQNENLQPAATFLNKMISEASFQSMTGSSSGSSIKNMNEAQMQLRGVTPEALRMTFVIIITAPIICVYPFLQKYFVKGVLVGSLKE; via the coding sequence ATGGGCGTGAGAAGACTGTCGGCAGCCGATCGAATTTATTCCACGGTGAACTATACGCTGCTGCTCATATTCTGCCTGACGGCACTCTATCCCTTTATCTATTTTTTGGCGCTGTCATTCAACGACGGCTATGATGCCATGAAGGGCGGCATCTACTTCCTGCCAAGGGTAGGTACGCTTGAGAACTACACCAAGGCATTCAAAAACCCGCATATCATCAATTCGTTTTTTATCTCGGTTTCCCGAACGTTTATCGTGACCGTGGGTTCCGTCATACTGACGGCCTTGCTGGCCTATGGGCTTTCGCGGAAAGGCTTGCCGGGTAGAAGGTATATCGTTTTCTTCTTTTTCTTCACCACGTTGTTCAGCGGAGGGCTTATCCCAACGTTTATCCTGTACCGAGAGCTGCACATTCTGGACACGTACTGGGTGTTGGTCCTGCCGTCGCTGTATAGCTTTTTCAATGCAATCATCATGAAGACATTTTTTGATGGGATTCCCGGAGGCTTGTCGGAATCGGCCCGAATCGACGGCGCAAGCGAGCTGTCGGTATTTGCACGAATCATTCTTCCGCTTTCCATGCCGGTGATGGCTACGATTGCACTGTTTGTCGGTGTAGGTATCTGGAACGACTGGTTTACCGGGCAGTTTTTCATTCAAAACGAAAATCTCCAGCCCGCAGCCACGTTCCTAAACAAAATGATCAGCGAAGCGTCCTTCCAGTCGATGACGGGCTCGAGCAGCGGTTCTTCCATCAAGAACATGAATGAAGCCCAGATGCAGCTGCGGGGCGTCACGCCGGAAGCTCTCCGAATGACGTTCGTTATCATTATTACGGCAC